ACATAGCATGCGGCCGTCTCGGCTGCGGGCTCCGGGCGCCGTTTCACACAGTTCTTGCGAAGTCGTCACGTCCGCGCAACGACTTGCAGCCTCGTTGCAACCACTTCCGTTCCGTGCCGCCCAACAATGGCAATGGCGGGACTCGCACATCGTCGCTCCGTGATGGCCAGGCCGGCTCCACCCGAGAAGCCCGATACCGGCCAGCACGGCGACTCGCACCCCAGCTCGCCACTCAATAACGAGCACAAATACGAAGGGGGCACGTGATGGACCGCAGGGATTTCATCAAGTCAGGTGCGATCGGCGCAGCCGCGCTGACGGTCGGAGGTTTGGCTCCGTGGCTCACCCCGGAGGGCGCTTTCGCCGCAAGCAGGATGCATCGCGAGAACGGCAAGCCTTGGAAGTTCGGCGTCATGGCCGACACGCAGTGGGGCAAGAACCTCGACGGCCAGAACCCTGGCACGTGCGCGGTGGGCATCATCAGCCTGGTCAACGCCGAGTTCATCAAGCACGGCGTCAAGTTCGTCATCCAGGTGGGCGACCTGATCGACCAGGAAGACGACACCACCAATGGCACCGCAGGCAAGCGGACCATGCCCGTTCGCGCCGCGGCAGCGCAGGCGCTCTACGACGCCGAGATCGGCTTCTTCCCGCTCCGTGGCAACCACGAGGGCAGCACGACGGCCGCGAACGAGTTCCTCGGCCTGTACCCGCAGGCACGCGGGTACGGCAAGCACGTCCACGGCGCCGACAACTTCTCGAGCCCGTTCGCCGCGCTTGACGGCCTGAGCTACTCGTTTGACTTCAGCAACGTTCGCTTCGTGATGCTCGACCAGTTCGCTCGTGCCGACGGCAGCGTCTTCAACGGCACGACCACGGCCTACCTCTCGCCGGCAAGCACCGGCCCGTCGACCGCGGCAGTTGGCGCCAACATCATCGACCAGCAGCCTTGGATCGACTCCAGCCTCTCTGGTCGCCGCAAGAACTCCCACGCGTTCGTGCTCGCACACAAGAACCTGATCGGCCAGAACCACGTCGACACGCTCTTCGGCGACGATCCGTCGAAGAACCCGGCCGGCCGCAACGCGTTCATCGGCAGCCTCGCGAAGAACGG
This Coriobacteriia bacterium DNA region includes the following protein-coding sequences:
- a CDS encoding metallophosphoesterase, translating into MDRRDFIKSGAIGAAALTVGGLAPWLTPEGAFAASRMHRENGKPWKFGVMADTQWGKNLDGQNPGTCAVGIISLVNAEFIKHGVKFVIQVGDLIDQEDDTTNGTAGKRTMPVRAAAAQALYDAEIGFFPLRGNHEGSTTAANEFLGLYPQARGYGKHVHGADNFSSPFAALDGLSYSFDFSNVRFVMLDQFARADGSVFNGTTTAYLSPASTGPSTAAVGANIIDQQPWIDSSLSGRRKNSHAFVLAHKNLIGQNHVDTLFGDDPSKNPAGRNAFIGSLAKNGVRYTLGGHDHMHHRSLVTSPDGSATVKEIICSSDSYKFYYPAKPSNV